In Sphaeramia orbicularis chromosome 7, fSphaOr1.1, whole genome shotgun sequence, one genomic interval encodes:
- the LOC115423234 gene encoding transcription factor HES-2-like, whose translation MSPNMTCEALQSFSPSPMAKRKEALELRKTMKPLMEKRRRARINESLNHLKNLILPLTGRDKSRYSKLEKADILEMTVRFLGDIPPVNTKNAADSYRDGYKACLQRVSTLVPNTRLDQDVCQRVNDFIQQSMTASITPTCLNCCAQSSRTLPQIQKRLLSLKSSFSPKLEVQSRSGTPVAPVRAQPGPQAVNAAMWRPW comes from the exons GAAAAGAAGCCCTTGAGCTCAGAAAG ACTATGAAACCTCTGATGGAAAAAAGAAGGCGCGCTCGTATCAACGAGAGCCTGAACCATCTCAAAAACCTGATTCTTCCTCTCACAGGCAGAGAT aAGAGTCGCTACTCCAAACTTGAGAAAGCTGACATCCTGGAAATGACTGTGAGATTCCTGGGTGATATTCCTCCTGTTAACACCAAAA ATGCAGCAGACAGTTACAGGGACGGATACAAAGCCTGCCTCCAGCGGGTCTCCACCCTGGTTCCAAACACACGCCTGGACCAGGACGTGTGCCAGCGCGTCAACGACTTCATTCAACAGTCCATGACCGCCAGCATCACACCGACCTGTCTGAACTGCTGCGCACAGAGCTCCAGGACCCTTCCTCAGATCCAAAAGAGACTCCTGAGCCTCAAATCCAGCTTCAGCCCCAAACTGGAGGTCCAGTCCCGCAGCGGCACCCCGGTGGCCCCCGTCAGGGCGCAGCCTGGTCCTCAGGCTGTGAACGCAGCCATGTGGAGACCCTGGTAA